Proteins found in one Streptococcus anginosus subsp. whileyi MAS624 genomic segment:
- a CDS encoding mechanosensitive ion channel family protein, whose protein sequence is MLFANKNVFSRYFEKFNWSNLLDDVFSKLVSLVLLLALFYLAKKLVHVLVRKIISPSLKLSSQDEGRQKTLTRLIENLLNYTLYFFLIYWILAILGLPVSSLLAGAGIAGVAIGMGAQGFLSDLVNGFFILLERQLDVGDSVRLTNGSIKIAGTVVSIGIRTTQVRDADGTLHYVPNRNITVVSNLSRGNMRALIDIPLYAQTDLEKVTRIIQQVNQEYAGDQVEILQEPTILGPQVSENGQFYFRISITVQSGSQSTVYHQFYRLYHDALLKEGIDLPTIYAPA, encoded by the coding sequence ATGTTATTTGCGAACAAGAATGTATTCTCTCGCTACTTTGAAAAATTCAACTGGTCTAATTTGTTAGATGACGTCTTTAGCAAGCTCGTCTCACTCGTGCTATTGCTAGCTCTCTTTTACCTCGCTAAAAAGTTGGTACATGTACTCGTAAGAAAGATTATCTCACCCTCTTTGAAACTCTCCAGTCAAGACGAAGGGCGGCAAAAGACCCTCACTCGTTTGATTGAAAATTTGCTGAATTACACCCTTTACTTTTTCTTGATCTATTGGATATTGGCGATTTTAGGCTTGCCGGTGTCTAGTTTACTAGCAGGAGCTGGGATTGCTGGGGTGGCAATCGGGATGGGAGCGCAAGGCTTCTTGTCTGATTTAGTCAATGGTTTCTTTATTTTGTTGGAGCGGCAGTTGGATGTCGGAGACAGCGTTCGCCTGACCAATGGCTCGATTAAAATCGCAGGAACGGTTGTGAGCATCGGAATTCGGACGACACAAGTGCGCGATGCAGATGGCACTTTGCATTACGTTCCTAATCGCAACATTACCGTCGTCAGCAATCTCTCACGCGGCAATATGCGAGCGCTCATTGATATTCCATTATACGCTCAGACGGATTTGGAGAAGGTCACTCGGATTATCCAGCAGGTCAATCAAGAATATGCGGGCGATCAAGTAGAAATTTTGCAGGAACCGACGATTTTAGGTCCGCAAGTTAGCGAAAATGGTCAATTTTATTTTCGTATTAGTATCACCGTCCAAAGTGGTAGCCAAAGCACCGTTTACCATCAATTTTACAGGCTGTATCATGACGCTTTATTAAAGGAAGGAATTGATTTGCCAACCATTTATGCACCAGCGTAA
- a CDS encoding DUF4352 domain-containing protein — protein MEEQVPHEITTPAGHVYRLKQPLYKQPLFWTTIVSCVMLVFMTLVVAGLSIFNFAFLGHGARTAVYQDSYKHHRLGDSVRFKNGMKITVQYIHVDSKERMKGQATGTTITAKVIIENTSSESLPLNVYDFDLQDEMGESYVLDDATFDTANIKEELAAGEKVEWKLMYDGEDGSQQPYTLAYDNVRWGETKSVKF, from the coding sequence ATGGAAGAACAAGTACCGCATGAAATAACGACCCCTGCCGGTCACGTCTATCGCTTGAAACAGCCCCTGTATAAGCAGCCTTTGTTTTGGACGACCATCGTTAGCTGTGTCATGCTTGTATTCATGACCCTCGTGGTGGCTGGTTTAAGTATTTTTAACTTTGCCTTTCTAGGGCATGGTGCTCGAACTGCAGTTTATCAAGATAGTTATAAACATCACCGTCTGGGAGACAGCGTGCGTTTTAAAAATGGAATGAAAATCACTGTTCAATACATTCATGTGGACTCCAAAGAGCGGATGAAAGGGCAAGCAACAGGAACAACGATTACCGCCAAGGTCATTATCGAAAATACCTCTAGCGAATCTCTCCCTCTCAATGTCTATGATTTTGATTTACAAGACGAAATGGGAGAATCCTATGTTTTGGATGACGCTACTTTTGACACTGCCAACATAAAAGAGGAACTTGCGGCGGGCGAAAAGGTGGAATGGAAGCTGATGTATGACGGTGAGGACGGCTCGCAGCAGCCCTATACTCTCGCTTATGACAATGTCAGGTGGGGAGAAACCAAAAGCGTGAAGTTTTAG
- the gdhA gene encoding NADP-specific glutamate dehydrogenase, with the protein MTTAKEYIQNTFEAVKARNAHEAEFLQAVEEFLNTLEPVFEKHPEYIEENILARITEPERVISFRVPWVDRDGKVQVNRGYRVQFNSAVGPYKGGLRFHPTVNQGILKFLGFEQIFKNVLTGLPIGGGKGGSDFDPKGKTDAEVMRFCQSFMTELQKYIGPSLDVPAGDIGVGGREIGYLYGQYKRLRQFDAGVLTGKPLGFGGSLIRPEATGYGLVYYTQEMLKANGESFDGKTVVVSGAGNVAQYAVQKATALGAKVISVSDSNGYIIDKDGVDFDLLVDVKVKRRARLTEYAAERASATYYEGSVWTYEGAFDIALPCATQNEINGEAAKRLVAQGVRCVSEGANMPSNLDAIAVYKEHNLLYGPAKASNAGGVAVSALEMSQNSLRLSWTREEVDTRLKDIMTNIFNTAKTTAENYNLGKDYLAGANIAAFENVANAMIAQGIV; encoded by the coding sequence ATGACAACTGCTAAAGAATATATCCAAAACACTTTTGAAGCTGTGAAAGCTCGCAATGCTCACGAAGCAGAATTTCTGCAAGCGGTGGAAGAATTTTTAAACACACTTGAGCCCGTTTTTGAAAAACATCCTGAATACATCGAAGAAAACATTTTGGCACGCATTACCGAGCCAGAACGTGTGATTAGCTTCCGCGTCCCTTGGGTTGATCGCGACGGCAAGGTTCAAGTCAATCGCGGTTACCGCGTGCAATTTAATTCCGCAGTTGGACCATATAAGGGCGGTCTTCGTTTCCACCCAACGGTTAATCAAGGGATTTTGAAATTTCTCGGATTTGAACAAATCTTTAAAAATGTTTTGACTGGACTACCAATCGGAGGTGGTAAAGGTGGGTCTGACTTTGATCCGAAAGGCAAGACAGATGCTGAAGTGATGCGTTTCTGCCAAAGCTTCATGACAGAATTGCAAAAATACATTGGCCCTTCTCTTGACGTTCCTGCTGGTGATATTGGGGTCGGTGGACGCGAGATTGGCTATCTTTACGGACAATACAAACGCCTACGCCAATTTGATGCTGGTGTCTTGACTGGTAAACCACTTGGATTTGGAGGTTCTCTAATCCGCCCAGAAGCAACTGGTTACGGTCTTGTTTACTATACGCAAGAAATGCTCAAAGCAAACGGTGAAAGTTTTGACGGAAAGACTGTTGTCGTATCTGGTGCCGGAAATGTAGCTCAATATGCTGTGCAAAAAGCAACCGCCCTCGGTGCTAAAGTCATTTCTGTGTCTGATTCAAATGGCTATATCATTGACAAGGACGGAGTTGACTTTGATCTTCTGGTAGATGTGAAAGTAAAACGCCGTGCTCGCCTGACAGAATACGCTGCTGAAAGAGCAAGTGCTACTTATTACGAAGGCTCTGTCTGGACTTACGAAGGTGCATTCGACATTGCCTTGCCATGTGCTACTCAAAATGAAATCAACGGTGAAGCAGCAAAACGCTTGGTTGCTCAAGGAGTTCGCTGTGTATCAGAAGGTGCTAACATGCCAAGTAATCTTGACGCCATTGCTGTTTACAAAGAACATAATCTCCTTTATGGTCCTGCTAAAGCCTCCAATGCTGGTGGAGTTGCTGTATCTGCACTCGAAATGAGCCAAAATAGTCTCCGTCTCTCATGGACGCGTGAAGAAGTAGACACTCGTCTGAAAGACATTATGACCAACATCTTCAACACTGCTAAAACAACTGCTGAAAACTACAATCTTGGCAAAGACTATCTAGCAGGAGCAAACATCGCTGCTTTTGAAAATGTCGCCAATGCTATGATTGCTCAAGGGATTGTTTAA
- a CDS encoding dihydroorotate oxidase: MSSTQTQIAGFSFDNCLMNAAGVACMTIEELEEVKDSAAGTFVTKTATLQARAGNPEPRYQDVPLGSINSMGLPNHGLDYYLEYLLELQKTEPNRTFFLSLVGLSSEETHALLKKVQDSDFKGLTELNLSCPNVPGKPQIAYDFETTEKILSEVFDYFTKPLGIKLPPYFDMAHFDQAAAIFNKFPLCFVNCVNSIGNGLYINAETVVIRPKKGFGGIGGEYIKPTALANVHAFYQRLNPSIQIIGTGGVLTGRDAFEHILCGASMVQVGTTLHKEGVGVFERITEELKAIMLEKGYESIEDFRGKLHYLD, translated from the coding sequence ATGTCATCAACTCAAACACAAATCGCTGGTTTTTCTTTTGACAACTGCCTGATGAATGCGGCTGGAGTGGCCTGCATGACGATTGAAGAGTTAGAAGAAGTCAAAGACTCAGCTGCGGGAACCTTTGTCACCAAAACAGCTACTTTGCAAGCGCGAGCAGGAAATCCCGAACCTCGCTACCAAGATGTGCCGCTTGGCTCGATCAATTCAATGGGGCTACCCAATCATGGATTGGATTATTATCTGGAGTATTTGTTAGAATTACAAAAAACAGAGCCCAATCGAACCTTCTTTTTATCTCTTGTGGGGCTATCTTCCGAAGAAACCCATGCTCTTTTGAAAAAGGTGCAAGATAGTGATTTTAAAGGCTTAACCGAGCTCAATCTATCTTGTCCCAATGTTCCCGGCAAACCACAGATCGCTTATGATTTTGAGACGACGGAAAAGATCTTGAGTGAAGTGTTTGACTATTTCACCAAGCCACTAGGCATTAAATTGCCACCATATTTTGATATGGCACATTTTGATCAAGCGGCAGCTATTTTTAACAAATTTCCTCTTTGCTTTGTCAACTGTGTCAATTCAATTGGTAACGGGCTGTATATTAACGCTGAAACAGTTGTCATTCGTCCGAAAAAAGGCTTTGGTGGTATTGGTGGTGAATACATCAAACCAACTGCACTTGCTAATGTTCATGCTTTTTATCAACGACTTAATCCTTCGATTCAAATCATCGGTACGGGCGGTGTATTGACAGGGCGGGACGCTTTTGAGCACATTCTTTGCGGAGCCAGTATGGTGCAAGTCGGAACAACGCTGCATAAAGAAGGTGTAGGAGTTTTTGAGCGTATTACTGAGGAGCTGAAAGCAATCATGTTAGAAAAAGGCTATGAAAGCATAGAAGATTTCCGTGGGAAGTTGCACTATCTGGATTAA
- the msrB gene encoding peptide-methionine (R)-S-oxide reductase MsrB yields the protein MAEIYLAGGCFWGLEEYFSCITGVTDTTVGYANGQVESTNYQLIHQTDHAETVQVIYDENLVSLREILLYYFRVIDPLSINKQGNDVGRQYRTGIYYTKDIDVSVINEVVKEQERQFGQKIAVEVEPLRHYVLAEDYHQDYLKKNPGGYCHINVNDAYQPLVDPGQYEKPSENALKENLSEEAYQVTQHAATERPFHNEYFATFEEGIYVDVTTGEPLFFAGDKFDSGCGWPSFTRPIAKDVIKYYQDKSHGMERIEVRSRSGNAHLGHVFTDGPQEQGGLRYCINSAALRFIKKEDMRTAGYGYLLSYMK from the coding sequence ATGGCTGAAATTTATCTAGCAGGTGGCTGCTTTTGGGGCTTGGAAGAATATTTTTCCTGTATCACAGGTGTGACTGATACGACTGTCGGCTATGCCAATGGGCAGGTAGAATCCACTAATTATCAGCTGATTCATCAAACTGACCATGCTGAAACCGTTCAGGTGATTTATGATGAAAATCTGGTTAGCTTGCGAGAAATTCTGCTCTACTATTTCCGTGTGATTGATCCGCTGTCTATCAATAAGCAAGGAAATGATGTCGGACGTCAATACCGCACAGGGATTTATTATACAAAAGATATTGATGTATCAGTTATTAACGAAGTCGTGAAAGAGCAAGAGCGTCAATTCGGTCAGAAGATTGCAGTGGAAGTAGAACCGCTGCGCCATTATGTATTGGCAGAGGATTATCATCAAGATTACCTCAAGAAAAATCCTGGTGGTTATTGCCATATCAATGTTAATGACGCCTATCAGCCTTTAGTGGATCCGGGACAGTATGAGAAACCGAGTGAAAATGCTTTAAAGGAAAACTTGTCCGAGGAAGCCTATCAGGTCACTCAACATGCTGCAACCGAACGACCATTTCATAACGAATATTTTGCAACGTTTGAAGAAGGCATTTATGTGGATGTGACAACGGGAGAACCGCTTTTCTTTGCCGGTGATAAATTTGATTCTGGTTGTGGTTGGCCGAGTTTTACAAGACCAATTGCCAAAGATGTGATTAAGTATTATCAAGATAAAAGTCATGGTATGGAGCGGATTGAGGTGCGGTCGCGTTCAGGAAATGCACACTTAGGCCACGTTTTCACAGACGGTCCACAGGAACAAGGCGGACTTCGCTATTGTATCAATTCCGCAGCACTGCGCTTCATTAAAAAAGAAGATATGAGAACTGCAGGATATGGCTATTTGCTTTCATATATGAAGTAA
- a CDS encoding TRZ/ATZ family protein has product MKAFKQVNLVTCDADFHVYRNGLLVVNEDKIVYCGNEDATWEARADETVDCEGAWLMPSLVNCHTHSAMTTLRGIRDDSNLHEWLEDYIWPAESEFTPEVTTKAVKLALTEMLQTGTTTFNDMYNPNGVEIGQIHEVVERSKMRCYFSPTLFSSDMETAEETLARTRTIIEEILSYNDDRFKVMVAPHAPYSCSKDLLKGSLELARELQLKLHIHVAETQAENGIILERYGKRPLAFLKELGYLEHEGIFAHGVELNEREIEELTASKIHIAHNPISNLKLASGIAPVTDLIQAGVTVGLATDSVASNNNLDMFEESRTAALLQKMRTGDATQFTIEQVLKTMTIEGAKALGMDDQIGSLEVGKQADFLIIQPKGKVHLYPEEKMLSHLIYAVKGNDVKDVYIAGEQVVKDGQVLTMDVVM; this is encoded by the coding sequence ATGAAAGCATTTAAACAAGTGAATTTGGTGACATGTGACGCAGATTTTCATGTCTATCGGAATGGGCTGTTGGTGGTAAACGAGGACAAGATTGTTTATTGTGGGAATGAGGATGCCACTTGGGAAGCGCGGGCAGATGAGACGGTAGATTGTGAGGGAGCCTGGCTTATGCCTAGTCTAGTCAATTGCCATACCCACTCTGCTATGACCACCCTTCGTGGCATTCGAGACGACAGCAATCTCCATGAATGGCTAGAAGATTATATCTGGCCGGCAGAAAGCGAGTTTACACCAGAGGTGACAACAAAAGCTGTCAAGCTGGCACTTACAGAAATGCTTCAGACTGGGACGACGACTTTTAATGATATGTACAATCCCAACGGTGTTGAAATTGGGCAGATTCATGAAGTGGTGGAACGCTCTAAAATGCGTTGTTATTTTTCACCGACTTTGTTTAGCTCCGATATGGAGACGGCAGAAGAAACCTTAGCGCGTACTCGGACTATTATTGAGGAAATTCTGTCCTACAACGATGATCGCTTTAAAGTAATGGTAGCACCACATGCGCCATATAGTTGCAGTAAGGATTTGCTAAAAGGAAGCTTGGAGCTGGCGCGTGAATTACAGCTGAAATTGCATATCCATGTGGCAGAAACACAAGCAGAAAATGGCATAATTTTAGAGCGCTATGGAAAACGCCCACTTGCTTTCTTGAAAGAATTAGGCTATCTGGAACATGAGGGGATTTTTGCCCACGGTGTGGAATTAAATGAGCGAGAAATTGAAGAACTAACAGCCTCTAAGATTCATATCGCCCACAATCCCATCAGCAATCTCAAATTAGCATCTGGCATTGCTCCCGTAACAGACTTGATTCAAGCTGGCGTGACAGTCGGACTTGCAACGGACTCGGTCGCTTCCAACAATAATTTGGATATGTTTGAAGAAAGTCGTACCGCTGCTCTTTTACAAAAAATGCGCACAGGTGACGCCACTCAATTTACTATTGAGCAGGTTTTGAAAACAATGACAATTGAAGGTGCCAAAGCACTCGGCATGGATGATCAAATCGGCAGCCTAGAAGTTGGCAAACAAGCAGATTTTTTAATCATTCAGCCAAAAGGTAAAGTACACTTGTATCCAGAAGAAAAGATGCTTTCCCATCTCATCTATGCTGTCAAGGGAAATGATGTTAAAGATGTCTATATAGCAGGTGAGCAAGTTGTAAAAGACGGACAAGTCCTGACGATGGATGTAGTTATGTAA
- a CDS encoding ROK family transcriptional regulator, producing the protein MNQTKKQAELRTIILDKIYAKGPISRIDISKETGITPATVSAITGSLIQEKLLYELGEDEEHAKVGRKKILLGIKKQHSYFIGCELSEKYFSFVLSDNTGNVIDKEKATVSLEKILAEGADLFCHLLEQFIFRNNSYTIQAVGVAIPGRYLHNDLITTNNQTWKQFDLAKIKNEFSFPIYFSNNVNCMALAKRLFSAYQLDENFIYFHFARGMHCSYMYNGKIYGKSNIVIGEIGHTVVCPDGEVCGCGRRGCLQTYASESWLIKKAKIIFKTAELTHLKSLVTDKEEITVQTILTAYNLGDQAILNLLHLAFKYLAQSLLNLSMMIDAKKIYLHSPILTDDKVIAAFYQEISQQPKLLFKDLPELIIEPYNDFTGATAGVALCLQKEFLSI; encoded by the coding sequence ATGAATCAAACGAAAAAACAAGCTGAATTACGAACAATTATTTTAGATAAAATTTACGCCAAGGGGCCAATTTCTCGCATTGATATTTCAAAAGAGACGGGCATTACTCCCGCTACAGTTAGTGCGATTACAGGAAGTTTGATCCAAGAAAAACTGCTGTATGAGCTGGGGGAAGATGAAGAACACGCAAAAGTCGGACGCAAGAAAATCCTCTTGGGTATAAAAAAACAGCACTCTTATTTCATCGGCTGTGAACTGTCTGAAAAATACTTTTCTTTTGTGTTGAGTGATAATACGGGAAATGTGATTGATAAAGAGAAAGCAACTGTCAGCTTGGAAAAAATTCTAGCAGAAGGCGCTGATTTATTTTGTCATTTACTTGAACAATTCATTTTTCGGAACAATTCCTATACAATTCAAGCCGTGGGAGTTGCTATCCCTGGACGCTATTTGCACAATGATTTGATTACAACAAACAATCAAACATGGAAACAATTTGATCTAGCGAAGATTAAAAACGAGTTTTCTTTTCCAATTTACTTTTCTAATAATGTCAATTGCATGGCACTAGCAAAGCGCCTTTTTTCTGCTTACCAACTGGATGAGAATTTTATCTATTTTCATTTTGCACGGGGTATGCACTGCTCTTATATGTACAATGGCAAAATCTACGGCAAAAGCAATATTGTCATCGGCGAAATTGGTCATACCGTCGTTTGTCCTGACGGAGAAGTCTGTGGTTGTGGACGCAGAGGCTGTTTGCAGACTTATGCTAGTGAAAGCTGGCTGATAAAAAAAGCAAAAATCATCTTTAAAACTGCCGAGTTGACACATTTAAAATCACTTGTCACAGATAAAGAAGAGATCACGGTTCAAACTATCCTCACAGCATATAACTTAGGAGACCAAGCTATTCTCAATCTCCTGCATTTGGCATTTAAGTATTTGGCACAATCCCTGCTAAACCTTAGCATGATGATTGATGCAAAGAAAATTTATCTGCACAGTCCCATCTTGACTGATGACAAAGTCATTGCAGCTTTCTATCAAGAAATCTCCCAACAACCAAAACTACTCTTCAAAGACTTGCCTGAACTCATTATCGAGCCTTACAATGACTTCACTGGTGCAACAGCTGGCGTTGCGCTTTGTCTGCAAAAGGAATTTTTATCCATTTAG